The following are encoded together in the Methylomonas methanica MC09 genome:
- a CDS encoding IS3 family transposase (programmed frameshift), producing MKQERRSFDAAFKLQVVKMVQDQGLTVTQVCQELKLGETAVRRWLKQVEAEQNGQPGIGKPLTPDQQRIRQLELENRQLRADNELLKKGFGLLCPGTAMKHQVIQQLTSEKAITIQQGCKLLGVSRSGLYAARRRVRQPQALCGTRVRLRSVFEATGQCYGSRRLRKELAAEGIEIGRHRVRSLMKELQLKPIWKPKFVHTTDSDHNLPVYENVLDRQFEQAEANRAWVSDITYIRTLSGWLYLAVVLDLYSRKIVGWAMAPNMPAELVCTALQIAVAQRRPPPGLIVHSDRGSQYASHEYRDLLTRHGLQGSMSRKGNCWDNAVMERFFLNLKMERVWRRQYANHTEATRDITDYIVNFYNSRRRHSALGYLPPNGYEMKMAEQQLICVSEKS from the exons ATGAAACAAGAAAGGCGAAGTTTTGATGCGGCGTTCAAGCTGCAGGTGGTGAAGATGGTCCAGGATCAGGGCCTGACGGTGACGCAGGTTTGCCAGGAGCTCAAGTTGGGCGAGACGGCAGTACGTCGTTGGCTGAAGCAGGTGGAGGCTGAGCAAAATGGCCAGCCGGGCATTGGCAAGCCGTTAACCCCTGATCAGCAGCGAATTCGGCAGCTGGAATTGGAAAATCGGCAATTGCGTGCGGATAACGAATTACTAAAAAAGG GCTTCGGCCTTCTTTGCCCGGGAACTGCGATGAAACATCAAGTTATTCAACAGTTAACGTCAGAGAAGGCCATTACGATACAGCAGGGTTGCAAGTTGCTAGGCGTCAGCCGTTCGGGATTGTATGCAGCCCGACGGCGAGTTCGTCAGCCTCAAGCGCTTTGCGGCACGCGGGTTCGATTGCGCAGTGTGTTCGAAGCGACCGGTCAATGCTATGGGAGTCGCCGTCTACGCAAGGAGCTGGCTGCAGAGGGGATCGAGATCGGGCGTCATCGCGTGCGAAGCCTGATGAAGGAACTCCAGCTCAAGCCGATCTGGAAACCCAAATTCGTGCACACCACCGACAGCGACCACAATCTGCCGGTGTACGAGAACGTTCTGGATCGCCAGTTTGAGCAGGCCGAGGCCAACCGGGCCTGGGTTTCGGACATCACCTACATTCGGACCCTGAGCGGTTGGCTGTATCTGGCGGTGGTGCTGGACTTGTATTCGCGCAAAATCGTCGGCTGGGCCATGGCGCCCAATATGCCGGCGGAGCTGGTCTGTACCGCCTTGCAGATTGCCGTTGCCCAGCGGAGGCCTCCGCCAGGCTTGATTGTACATTCTGATCGAGGCAGCCAGTACGCGAGTCACGAGTACCGGGATTTACTGACGCGCCATGGCTTACAAGGCAGTATGAGTCGTAAAGGCAATTGTTGGGACAATGCGGTGATGGAGCGCTTCTTTCTCAATCTGAAAATGGAGCGCGTCTGGCGCCGCCAGTATGCTAACCATACCGAGGCTACACGCGATATAACCGACTACATAGTCAATTTCTACAACAGTCGGCGCCGCCATTCGGCGTTGGGTTACCTGCCGCCCAATGGCTATGAAATGAAAATGGCAGAGCAACAACTTATTTGTGTGTCCGAAAAAAGTTGA
- a CDS encoding HD domain-containing phosphohydrolase, giving the protein MLNAVILCVDDEPYNLSILRMALKDQYLLAFARSGLETLQAVEKHNPALILLDVQMPDMDGYEICRRLKGNDRTRHIPVIFVTSMDQEIDERAGFEAGAVDYITKPISVPIVQARVQTHLSLVKAEKLEKSYHDAIHMLGKAGDYNDTDTGVHIWRMAEYSRVLAEAVGWGCEQCNMLELAAPMHDTGKLGIPDAILKKPGKLNDAEWAIMKTHTTIGYGILTQSDAPLFQLAGQIALNHHEKWDGSGYPHGLSGNAIPESARIVALADVFDALSMKRPYKDPWPTDKIVSTLKESAGSHFEPRLVDKFMAVLPRILDIEAKWEA; this is encoded by the coding sequence GTGCTTAACGCCGTGATTTTGTGTGTTGACGATGAGCCCTACAACTTGAGCATTCTGCGCATGGCGCTAAAAGATCAGTATTTGCTGGCATTTGCCCGTAGCGGTCTGGAAACGTTACAAGCGGTGGAAAAACACAATCCGGCACTGATTCTTCTGGATGTGCAAATGCCGGACATGGATGGCTACGAAATCTGCCGCCGGCTCAAGGGCAACGACAGAACCCGGCATATCCCGGTGATATTCGTCACCAGTATGGATCAGGAAATCGACGAGAGAGCGGGATTCGAGGCGGGTGCAGTGGATTACATCACCAAACCGATTTCCGTACCCATCGTGCAGGCCCGAGTGCAAACACATTTATCGCTGGTCAAAGCTGAAAAACTTGAAAAAAGTTATCACGATGCAATCCACATGTTGGGCAAAGCCGGCGATTACAACGATACCGACACCGGTGTGCATATCTGGCGCATGGCCGAATATAGCCGGGTTCTCGCGGAAGCGGTAGGCTGGGGATGCGAACAGTGTAATATGTTGGAACTGGCTGCACCCATGCACGACACCGGCAAACTCGGTATTCCCGATGCCATACTGAAAAAACCGGGCAAACTGAATGACGCAGAATGGGCAATCATGAAGACCCACACCACCATCGGCTACGGAATACTCACGCAAAGCGATGCGCCCTTGTTCCAACTTGCCGGGCAAATTGCCTTGAATCATCACGAGAAATGGGACGGTAGCGGTTACCCGCACGGGCTGAGCGGAAACGCGATTCCTGAGTCGGCCCGCATTGTAGCCTTGGCGGACGTATTCGATGCCTTGTCCATGAAACGCCCCTATAAAGACCCCTGGCCAACCGATAAAATCGTTTCCACGCTAAAAGAAAGCGCCGGCAGTCATTTCGAACCGCGTCTGGTCGACAAATTCATGGCTGTTCTGCCGCGAATATTGGATATCGAGGCCAAATGGGAAGCGTAA
- a CDS encoding transposase, with protein MARPLRLELAGGLYHVTSRGNARNAIYLDDEDRLNWLELFSDVCARFNWICHAYCLMSNHYHVVVETVEGNLSKGMRQLNGVYTQTFNRRHQRVGHVFQGRYKAILVEKDSYLLELSRYVVLNPVRALMVNDVADWPWSSYRATVAQAPPLECLQVAWLLRQFSSNRAQAIVGYQNFVRAGVGLPPVWEGLRNQIFLGDKPFVEKLQRQINAESQALKEVPKVQRRALGRPLSDYVETIPDTKQGITQAYESGDYTMQQIADAFGVHYSTVSRAVKKRVFEMLDCKTCPLFPAYHALRKLAMDRKVSLGEMAKCSGQLFSDTQISCCSAIFIS; from the coding sequence ATGGCTAGACCACTCAGATTAGAATTAGCGGGCGGGTTGTATCATGTGACGTCGCGGGGGAATGCGCGGAATGCGATATACCTTGATGATGAAGACCGATTAAACTGGCTCGAATTGTTCAGCGATGTTTGCGCCCGGTTTAATTGGATTTGCCACGCCTATTGTTTGATGAGCAATCATTACCATGTGGTGGTGGAGACGGTAGAAGGCAATTTATCCAAGGGCATGCGTCAGTTGAATGGCGTTTACACACAAACCTTCAACCGTCGGCATCAGCGCGTCGGCCATGTATTTCAAGGACGCTATAAAGCCATCTTGGTGGAAAAAGACAGCTATTTGCTCGAGTTGTCCCGTTACGTGGTATTGAATCCGGTAAGAGCGCTGATGGTGAATGATGTAGCGGATTGGCCTTGGAGTAGTTATCGGGCGACGGTTGCTCAAGCGCCGCCGTTGGAATGCTTGCAAGTTGCTTGGTTGTTGCGGCAATTTAGTTCGAATCGAGCGCAAGCGATCGTCGGGTATCAGAATTTTGTCCGGGCAGGTGTCGGTTTGCCGCCTGTTTGGGAAGGGCTTAGAAATCAGATTTTCCTGGGCGATAAGCCGTTCGTGGAAAAGCTGCAAAGGCAAATTAACGCCGAATCACAAGCTCTGAAAGAAGTCCCCAAAGTGCAGCGAAGAGCGTTGGGCAGGCCGCTAAGCGACTATGTCGAAACTATCCCCGATACGAAACAGGGAATAACACAGGCTTATGAGAGCGGCGATTATACGATGCAGCAAATCGCGGATGCTTTCGGCGTACATTATTCGACAGTCAGTAGGGCGGTCAAAAAAAGGGTTTTCGAAATGCTTGATTGCAAGACCTGCCCCCTTTTTCCAGCCTACCACGCCTTGCGTAAACTGGCGATGGATAGAAAAGTTTCGCTGGGCGAGATGGCGAAGTGTAGTGGTCAACTTTTTTCGGACACACAAATAAGTTGTTGCTCTGCCATTTTCATTTCATAG
- a CDS encoding response regulator: protein MRIFSGKSKNPVSRLKSFVNQQQTKDFLLLFLPTALLVVAGTWALATARINAELATLMADEKTYVELSQGRLDQELAIPIRHLASLINEKPVRQIYEASGEYNPEPMQEAFLSLMSRNSDYDKVRWIDEQGYELIRVNNRQGRPYLVPKSQLQNKRDRYFFISAMQLDAGVIYISPLDLNMDNGQIEVPYKPTLRVASRVFDAAGNARGILIINIAARTMLNAFIGSAGPAANRLMLINADGYWLKNPDPADEWGFMFQRNITLGSRYPQAWEIISKQSKGQIRLADGLWTWSSVSPMPKFETSLSHKIYWRAITHIPSSRLVAMETPVWREKIIGAAIVLILVGFGLSRLIQAKAAKVQAEKDATLARSEAQAAHKLQEVQASFRMLFEANTNGLLVVNESGKITMTNPAFESMFGYAIDELRNQSVEVLIPEALRTQHAQMRAGYMRQPTKRAMGVRDLYGTRKDGSAFPIEIGLSPYWDNRQLFVLATITDISERKRAQDEIVRINEALEQRVEERTAELLAAQREAERLASVKGNFLANMSHEIRTPMNAILGLAYLLEKAPIDAEALDLVKKIRIAGRSLLSIINDILDFSKIESGRLEIEHAPFRLTDVLDNVATLMSAVEYKTDVELAMGPAPKGMKFLRGDALRLEQVMVNLTSNALKFTEHGSVTLTVEQAPSRNGQAYLRFSVKDTGKGIATDKQTEIFNAFSQEDSSTTRRFGGTGLGLSICRHLVELMGGEIGVDSELGKGSEFWFIVPVELVESQDYMVPAMAFQNVLIADDHPATREMLAATVRSLGWNPDVVSSGEEAIQRVKERAQNNKLPDLLLLDWRMQGMDGLSAGQAIQDYLGDIPNAPLIIMATAHDRDALSREPGSSVAHAILNKPITASALYNAVYESKRLLNGTAKTAGIATGPDEKRLHRARILVVDDSEINREMARRILESEGAIVQLANDGQDAVSWLEANAERIDVVLMDIQMPLMDGYEATRQIRETLKLTLLPIVALTAGAFKNQQTAALEAGMNGFIAKPFDVDDLVSLLRQYLPVTPEASAQPITTDATDATDITQTPTLDFERGLHNWGDAATYIKYLRKFADAHCRDGNELGSLILRGALQEALALSHKLKGTAGNLALMRVWKLAEDLERTLLEGGDSSGQTPVLQTALDDAAQAIAPLIDENTADDPINQGTVDRNAVHQLLRELLQALDQDNPDAAEPVLLALEQVLPAQLLKPIRELLDNFDFRAAEQQTRILMQQLNSNLQEI, encoded by the coding sequence ATGCGCATATTTTCGGGTAAGTCAAAAAATCCGGTTTCCCGCCTGAAATCATTTGTCAATCAGCAACAAACCAAGGATTTTTTGTTGTTGTTCCTGCCAACAGCCCTATTGGTGGTAGCCGGAACTTGGGCATTGGCCACCGCACGCATCAACGCCGAACTGGCTACGCTGATGGCGGACGAGAAAACCTACGTTGAGCTAAGCCAAGGCCGCCTGGATCAGGAACTAGCCATCCCCATTCGGCATCTGGCGAGCCTGATCAATGAAAAGCCGGTGCGCCAGATATACGAAGCTTCCGGCGAATACAATCCGGAACCCATGCAAGAAGCGTTTCTTTCGTTGATGTCTCGCAACAGCGATTATGACAAGGTGCGCTGGATAGACGAGCAAGGCTATGAACTCATTCGCGTCAACAACAGGCAAGGACGGCCGTATCTGGTACCTAAAAGCCAATTGCAAAACAAGCGCGACCGCTATTTTTTTATCAGCGCCATGCAGCTCGATGCCGGCGTAATCTATATTTCCCCTCTCGATTTGAATATGGATAACGGGCAAATCGAAGTGCCTTACAAGCCGACCTTACGGGTTGCCTCGCGGGTATTCGATGCAGCCGGCAACGCTCGCGGCATTTTGATAATCAACATCGCCGCCCGGACGATGTTGAATGCCTTTATCGGCAGCGCCGGCCCCGCAGCCAACCGGCTGATGTTGATCAATGCCGACGGCTACTGGCTGAAAAATCCCGACCCAGCGGACGAATGGGGTTTCATGTTTCAACGCAACATTACCTTGGGCAGCCGATACCCGCAGGCATGGGAAATAATTTCAAAACAGAGCAAAGGGCAAATCCGTCTGGCCGACGGCCTTTGGACTTGGAGTAGCGTTTCGCCAATGCCAAAATTCGAAACTTCGCTATCGCACAAAATTTACTGGCGGGCGATCACGCATATTCCGTCCAGCCGGCTGGTCGCAATGGAAACGCCTGTTTGGCGCGAAAAAATCATCGGCGCGGCAATAGTGTTAATACTGGTTGGCTTTGGCCTTAGCCGTTTGATTCAAGCCAAAGCGGCCAAGGTACAAGCCGAAAAAGACGCTACGCTGGCCCGTAGCGAAGCGCAAGCCGCCCATAAATTGCAGGAAGTGCAAGCCAGTTTCAGAATGCTGTTCGAAGCCAATACCAACGGTTTATTAGTGGTGAACGAGTCCGGAAAAATCACCATGACCAACCCGGCATTTGAAAGTATGTTCGGCTATGCCATTGATGAGCTGCGCAACCAATCCGTCGAGGTATTAATCCCGGAAGCACTGAGGACGCAGCACGCCCAAATGCGGGCAGGATACATGCGGCAACCGACAAAACGGGCTATGGGCGTCAGAGACCTATACGGAACCCGCAAGGATGGCAGCGCATTTCCCATCGAAATAGGCCTGAGCCCTTACTGGGACAATCGGCAATTATTTGTGCTGGCGACAATCACGGACATTTCCGAACGCAAGCGCGCCCAGGATGAGATCGTGCGAATCAATGAAGCGCTGGAACAGCGTGTCGAGGAACGTACTGCGGAATTACTGGCGGCGCAACGGGAGGCTGAGCGCTTGGCCAGCGTAAAAGGTAACTTTCTAGCCAACATGAGTCATGAGATACGTACACCCATGAACGCCATTCTCGGCTTGGCCTACCTGCTGGAAAAAGCGCCGATTGACGCCGAAGCACTCGATTTAGTCAAAAAAATTCGTATTGCCGGTCGCTCGTTGCTGAGCATCATCAACGACATTCTGGATTTCTCCAAAATAGAATCGGGCCGTCTGGAAATCGAGCATGCCCCGTTTAGACTCACCGACGTGCTGGATAACGTGGCAACGCTGATGTCGGCGGTCGAATACAAAACGGATGTCGAACTGGCCATGGGGCCCGCACCGAAAGGAATGAAATTTCTGCGCGGAGACGCATTAAGGCTGGAGCAGGTCATGGTCAATTTGACCAGCAACGCACTCAAATTTACCGAACACGGCAGTGTCACGCTAACCGTAGAGCAAGCGCCTTCCAGGAATGGACAGGCTTATCTGCGCTTCAGCGTGAAAGACACGGGCAAAGGCATTGCAACCGACAAACAGACCGAAATATTTAATGCCTTCTCTCAGGAAGACAGTTCGACCACGCGACGTTTCGGCGGCACCGGCCTGGGATTGTCGATTTGCCGGCACCTGGTGGAATTAATGGGCGGCGAAATCGGTGTCGACAGCGAACTCGGCAAAGGCAGCGAGTTCTGGTTTATCGTGCCCGTCGAGCTGGTTGAATCTCAAGACTACATGGTGCCGGCCATGGCCTTTCAAAACGTGCTGATTGCCGACGACCACCCAGCTACGCGGGAGATGCTGGCCGCTACCGTTCGCAGCCTGGGCTGGAATCCCGATGTAGTGTCTTCTGGCGAGGAAGCCATACAACGCGTGAAGGAACGCGCGCAGAACAATAAACTCCCGGATTTGTTGTTACTTGATTGGCGCATGCAAGGTATGGACGGACTCTCAGCGGGACAAGCGATACAAGATTACCTCGGCGACATCCCCAACGCCCCGTTAATCATAATGGCCACCGCTCACGACCGCGACGCCTTATCGCGCGAGCCGGGCTCGAGCGTGGCGCACGCCATTCTGAACAAACCCATCACGGCATCCGCACTTTATAACGCTGTCTATGAATCCAAACGCTTACTAAACGGAACCGCAAAAACCGCTGGCATCGCGACCGGCCCCGATGAGAAACGTCTGCATCGGGCGCGTATACTGGTGGTGGATGATAGCGAGATCAATCGCGAGATGGCCCGCCGCATTTTAGAATCGGAAGGCGCTATCGTACAGCTGGCTAACGACGGACAGGATGCGGTCAGTTGGCTGGAAGCGAACGCCGAGCGGATAGATGTGGTATTGATGGACATCCAAATGCCGCTGATGGACGGCTATGAAGCAACCCGCCAGATCCGGGAAACGCTTAAGCTGACTCTGCTCCCCATCGTCGCCTTGACTGCCGGCGCATTCAAAAATCAACAGACCGCCGCTCTGGAAGCCGGTATGAATGGCTTCATCGCCAAACCCTTCGATGTCGACGACTTGGTTTCCCTGCTCCGCCAATACCTGCCCGTAACGCCTGAAGCATCCGCTCAGCCGATAACCACCGACGCAACGGATGCCACGGATATAACCCAAACCCCCACCCTGGATTTTGAGCGCGGCTTACATAATTGGGGGGATGCCGCAACCTATATCAAATATCTGCGCAAGTTCGCCGACGCCCACTGCCGCGACGGCAACGAATTAGGTTCGCTGATTCTGCGGGGCGCATTGCAGGAAGCCCTGGCGCTTAGTCACAAATTGAAAGGCACCGCCGGTAATTTGGCACTGATGAGGGTGTGGAAACTGGCGGAGGATCTGGAACGAACCCTTCTTGAAGGAGGCGACAGCAGCGGACAGACGCCTGTTTTGCAAACGGCATTGGACGACGCGGCACAGGCAATAGCCCCTCTTATCGATGAGAACACGGCGGATGACCCGATAAATCAAGGTACTGTCGATCGAAACGCCGTCCACCAGCTGTTGCGCGAGCTGCTGCAAGCGCTCGACCAGGACAACCCAGATGCCGCCGAGCCGGTATTACTCGCTCTGGAACAGGTATTACCGGCCCAGTTGTTGAAGCCGATCCGGGAGTTGTTGGATAACTTTGATTTCCGCGCCGCAGAGCAACAAACACGAATACTCATGCAACAACTAAATAGCAATCTACAGGAGATTTAG